A region of Pseudomonas putida DNA encodes the following proteins:
- a CDS encoding toprim domain-containing protein, translating into MMSHLRPVELIRHAAAGALSAADVLLAEWLPEGKRKGREWVAANIARGDRQAGSFGVSLDTGRWNDFADSGAHGGDLVSLLAYLRGCGQLDAAKEVDERLGLGLFKLTVTDAQQLQERQQVSERERASWRLREQQLQEEKQLQAAREAAQLWKVAKAADPLHTYLLAKGVKPHLVRQLGQGRLVVPLCDNGRLVNLQIITPDGSKRFLMGGRVQGCYSPLGKLSEGCRLYVCEGWATGATLHQTTGCPVVCAMNAGNLKAVAMAMRERYGATLDLVIAGDDDRSTASNPGKRAANQAARAADARVVFPEWPSNAPSALSDFNDLHLWLAGQSNKSCKP; encoded by the coding sequence ATGATGAGCCACTTGCGACCTGTTGAATTGATTCGTCATGCAGCAGCCGGAGCCCTGAGTGCGGCTGATGTGCTTTTGGCGGAGTGGCTTCCTGAAGGCAAACGTAAAGGCCGCGAGTGGGTGGCGGCGAACATCGCCCGGGGGGATCGGCAAGCCGGTTCCTTCGGTGTATCGCTCGACACAGGCCGGTGGAATGATTTCGCTGACAGCGGTGCCCATGGCGGCGACCTGGTGTCGCTGCTGGCCTATCTGCGCGGATGCGGTCAACTGGATGCGGCCAAGGAAGTGGACGAGCGCCTGGGCCTGGGCCTCTTCAAGCTTACGGTTACGGATGCTCAGCAGCTACAGGAACGCCAACAAGTGTCCGAGCGCGAGCGTGCCTCTTGGCGCCTGCGTGAACAACAGCTCCAGGAGGAAAAGCAGCTCCAGGCTGCCCGTGAAGCCGCGCAGCTCTGGAAAGTAGCGAAGGCCGCCGATCCACTGCACACCTACCTGTTGGCCAAGGGGGTGAAACCGCACCTAGTGCGCCAGTTGGGCCAAGGGCGGTTGGTGGTGCCGCTCTGTGATAACGGGCGCTTGGTGAACCTGCAGATCATCACGCCGGATGGCAGCAAACGCTTTCTGATGGGTGGGCGTGTCCAAGGCTGCTATTCGCCACTGGGCAAACTCTCCGAGGGATGCCGCCTGTATGTGTGTGAGGGGTGGGCCACGGGCGCCACGCTGCACCAAACCACCGGGTGTCCGGTGGTCTGTGCGATGAATGCCGGAAACCTTAAGGCTGTAGCCATGGCCATGCGTGAGCGCTATGGCGCCACGCTTGACCTAGTTATTGCCGGTGACGATGACCGCAGCACGGCTAGTAATCCGGGAAAGCGTGCTGCCAACCAAGCCGCTCGTGCTGCCGATGCTCGTGTGGTTTTCCCTGAGTGGCCCTCTAACGCCCCCTCCGCCCTATCCGATTTTAACGACCTGCACCTCTGGCTTGCGGGTCAATCCAACAAGAGCTGCAAGCCATGA
- a CDS encoding carbon-nitrogen hydrolase family protein: MRIALFQGAPNPLDVPGNLQRLQHQAQLAAERGARLLVCPEMFLTGYNIGLAQVERLAEPSDGPAAMDVVEIAQAHRIAIAYGYPERGDDGAFYNSVQLIDAHGRSLCNYRKTHLFGELDRSMFSAGPDHFPVVELEGWKVGMLICYDIEFPENARRLALDGAELILVPTANMTPYDFICQVTVRARAQENQCYLVYANYCGAEEDIQYCGQSSIIGPDGSLLAMARRDECQLLAELEREQVVQGRKAFSYLTDLRQELHVRKGL, encoded by the coding sequence ATGCGCATCGCTCTGTTCCAGGGCGCGCCCAACCCACTGGACGTGCCCGGCAATCTGCAACGGCTGCAGCACCAGGCCCAACTGGCGGCTGAGCGCGGCGCTCGACTGCTGGTGTGCCCGGAGATGTTCCTGACCGGCTACAACATTGGCCTGGCCCAGGTCGAGCGCCTGGCCGAGCCCAGCGATGGCCCTGCGGCCATGGACGTGGTGGAGATCGCCCAAGCCCATCGCATCGCCATCGCCTATGGCTACCCGGAGCGGGGCGATGACGGCGCGTTCTACAACAGCGTGCAACTGATCGACGCCCACGGTCGCAGCCTGTGCAACTACCGCAAGACGCACTTGTTCGGTGAGCTGGACCGCTCGATGTTCAGCGCAGGCCCCGATCATTTCCCGGTTGTGGAACTGGAGGGCTGGAAGGTCGGCATGCTGATCTGCTACGACATCGAGTTCCCAGAGAACGCCCGGCGCCTGGCGCTGGATGGCGCTGAACTGATCCTGGTACCGACGGCGAACATGACGCCTTACGATTTCATCTGCCAGGTGACGGTGCGAGCACGGGCGCAGGAGAACCAGTGCTACCTGGTGTACGCCAACTATTGCGGGGCCGAGGAAGACATCCAGTACTGTGGGCAAAGCAGCATCATCGGCCCGGATGGCAGCCTGCTGGCCATGGCCAGGCGGGATGAGTGCCAATTGCTGGCAGAGCTTGAGCGTGAGCAGGTGGTACAAGGTCGCAAGGCGTTTTCCTACCTCACCGATTTGCGCCAGGAGTTGCATGTGCGCAAGGGTTTGTAG
- a CDS encoding serine acetyltransferase, with product MNLANLLECWRLEVSNKKKPGRRISLLFNVLRRARKDNKLRFLFAFRLAQYLDARGGLAQRHAKRMQQRLNLKYAVDIDIGAQIAPGLRIAHLPGVVITRHVSIGRNFFIRQNCSIGIKTLGLEAYALRIGDNVSVGANSCIVADRISIGDDVVIGAMSLVMRDIPAGTTFYNTRQVEMQPRAS from the coding sequence GTGAACCTCGCAAACCTGCTCGAATGCTGGCGACTGGAAGTCTCCAACAAGAAAAAGCCCGGACGCCGCATCAGCCTGCTGTTCAACGTGCTGCGCCGCGCCCGCAAGGACAACAAGCTGCGCTTTCTCTTTGCCTTTCGCCTGGCCCAGTACCTCGACGCACGAGGCGGCCTGGCCCAGCGCCACGCCAAGCGCATGCAGCAACGGCTCAATCTGAAGTACGCCGTGGACATCGACATCGGCGCTCAAATCGCCCCAGGGCTGCGCATTGCCCACCTTCCTGGCGTGGTGATTACCCGTCACGTGAGCATCGGGCGTAACTTTTTCATCCGGCAGAATTGCTCGATCGGCATCAAGACCCTTGGGTTGGAGGCGTATGCGTTGCGCATTGGCGATAACGTCAGCGTGGGCGCCAACAGTTGCATCGTGGCGGACCGGATCAGCATTGGCGATGACGTGGTGATTGGTGCGATGTCGCTGGTGATGCGGGATATTCCGGCGGGGACCACGTTTTACAACACGCGGCAGGTTGAGATGCAGCCTCGGGCGAGCTAG
- a CDS encoding helix-turn-helix transcriptional regulator encodes MTPAIDNAPVPNVPRAGIRATTEQLCTLYQISRTTFWRWTKIDNFPIPIRAGRVLRWDAEAVDAFLTNRKG; translated from the coding sequence ATGACACCCGCCATTGACAATGCGCCAGTTCCGAATGTTCCGCGTGCTGGTATCCGCGCCACCACCGAACAGCTATGCACCCTGTACCAGATCAGCCGTACGACGTTCTGGCGTTGGACCAAAATCGACAACTTTCCCATACCGATCCGTGCTGGCCGTGTCCTGCGCTGGGATGCTGAAGCTGTAGATGCCTTCCTCACCAACAGGAAGGGTTAA
- a CDS encoding GPO family capsid scaffolding protein: MPRSLITSWKRVATSGPTADGREIKAQDLRDCAETYSPSKYTAVIWNDNQRGSGAHGTVYSVRLIDNDPELAKGQVALEVQMKPNARLLQLNRDGEKLFSSVEITPNFAGSGKSYMTGLSVTDEPTSLGTQELFFSRKANTATYRTKAMPMRPAPMSKSLATNLKSVKRDVSALVRAFRARKYRAKPTKRLL; this comes from the coding sequence ATGCCCCGATCACTTATAACCTCCTGGAAGCGTGTCGCTACGAGTGGGCCGACTGCTGACGGGCGAGAAATCAAAGCGCAGGACTTACGTGACTGTGCCGAAACCTATTCGCCATCTAAGTATACCGCCGTTATCTGGAACGATAACCAGCGCGGCTCCGGCGCGCACGGTACGGTTTATTCTGTACGCTTAATTGATAATGATCCTGAGCTTGCAAAGGGCCAAGTAGCATTAGAAGTACAGATGAAGCCAAACGCCCGCTTGCTCCAGTTGAACCGCGACGGGGAAAAATTATTTTCTAGCGTCGAGATAACACCAAACTTCGCAGGGTCTGGTAAATCTTATATGACAGGTCTTTCTGTGACTGATGAGCCCACCAGTCTCGGTACGCAAGAGCTCTTTTTCTCCAGAAAAGCCAATACAGCGACCTATCGCACCAAAGCTATGCCGATGCGCCCTGCACCCATGAGCAAGTCGTTGGCTACCAACTTGAAGAGCGTTAAGCGGGATGTAAGTGCTCTGGTGAGAGCCTTCAGGGCGCGCAAGTACCGAGCCAAACCCACCAAGCGACTGCTCTAG
- a CDS encoding Lrp/AsnC family transcriptional regulator yields the protein MSDARPITLDEIDRQLIALLQINARESVATLARLLGIARTTVNSRLERLEKNKVISGYGVRLGQHVMGGGLQAYVGIKVQPRSGKEVVRRLSAMGQVQQLCAVSGEFDYVAWLRTDSPEQLDQLLDQIGSVDGVEKTTTSIILSSKVDRGQPL from the coding sequence ATGTCGGATGCCCGCCCCATCACGCTGGATGAAATCGATCGCCAGCTGATCGCCCTGCTGCAAATCAATGCCCGCGAGAGCGTTGCCACCCTCGCCCGCCTGCTGGGTATCGCACGTACCACGGTCAACTCGCGGCTGGAGCGGCTGGAGAAGAACAAGGTGATCTCAGGCTACGGCGTACGCCTGGGCCAACACGTGATGGGCGGTGGCTTGCAGGCGTATGTCGGGATCAAGGTGCAGCCCCGTTCCGGTAAGGAGGTGGTGCGGCGTCTGAGTGCCATGGGGCAGGTGCAGCAACTGTGCGCGGTGAGTGGTGAGTTCGATTATGTGGCTTGGCTGCGCACCGACTCGCCGGAGCAGCTGGACCAGTTGCTCGACCAGATCGGCAGTGTCGACGGGGTCGAGAAGACCACCACGTCGATCATTCTGAGCAGCAAGGTGGACCGCGGGCAGCCGCTCTGA
- a CDS encoding DUF4224 domain-containing protein: MTRAVPGVLTFQDLQQITGYQRRSDVERCLIDQGVRIFRGRSGPWTTIDLINQAGGIKPDSDDKYGADVI, translated from the coding sequence ATGACTAGGGCCGTACCTGGTGTGCTGACGTTCCAAGACCTGCAGCAGATTACAGGCTACCAACGGCGCTCTGATGTTGAGCGGTGCTTAATAGATCAAGGGGTAAGGATATTCCGTGGTCGCTCGGGCCCCTGGACAACTATCGATCTAATCAATCAGGCGGGGGGTATCAAACCGGACAGCGATGATAAGTATGGTGCAGACGTCATTTGA
- a CDS encoding ogr/Delta-like zinc finger family protein gives MRIYCRSCGKKARIFRVEEESPTYAKLYCICLESHCGHSFVSEFSFSHTLKPSSLKRVGNTIIDRILQLTEEQQRQILQQLDLLT, from the coding sequence ATGCGGATTTATTGTAGATCTTGTGGAAAAAAGGCACGTATTTTTAGAGTGGAAGAAGAATCACCAACCTATGCAAAACTCTATTGCATTTGTCTTGAGTCGCACTGCGGGCATAGCTTTGTTTCAGAGTTCAGTTTTTCTCATACTCTAAAGCCTTCAAGTTTAAAGAGAGTAGGAAACACAATTATTGATCGAATCTTGCAGCTCACTGAGGAACAGCAAAGACAGATACTCCAGCAGCTGGACCTATTGACATGA
- a CDS encoding integrase yields MAKRARLTDLEAHAVKTRKSEPVGSRGKGTLLLERKASGAINAYYRERTPTSDQRLPLGTLARKPRPGTGERTLDGLRSDAMRLAGEVGAAGGIGKYLVQLAEHSAAMEVERLRLQRQAEALARRGTFGELLDSYVSKMVSEGRVSAKEIDNMFRLHVKDYHPGLVDRVAADIEPEDIQLILAGVLGRKPKGRGIGHKAAGTSANGMRTTCDKLRRYLQAAFSHAAKAHLAPERIANEGKVFSIRSNPVRDIPVTQGTGAGDTESLTPDELGALLRHLDTLPVRHAAIAKAAIYLGGQRLTQLCTVPWEAVTDDTLCLMDGKGRKLQAWEHLLPITERIGQILKPLLDDRIGPGPFSLTLGKSANPNTVSAMFIDAGRSLSAAGKSRAFTWKNVRVTAESLLAHLGVGAEVRAWLLSHGRSGVQAKHYDRYSYLPEKRAALEQWGRYLDGLVNGDSPANVVLLTRRPKKSDER; encoded by the coding sequence ATGGCAAAACGTGCAAGATTGACCGACCTGGAAGCTCATGCGGTCAAGACCAGGAAGTCGGAGCCAGTCGGTTCGCGAGGCAAAGGAACGTTGCTCCTGGAGCGCAAGGCATCAGGAGCCATTAACGCCTACTACCGTGAGAGAACACCCACCAGCGATCAGCGTCTGCCGCTTGGCACGCTAGCCCGCAAGCCCCGACCAGGAACAGGTGAGCGAACACTAGATGGGCTGAGGTCTGATGCTATGCGCCTGGCTGGCGAGGTAGGGGCCGCAGGCGGTATTGGAAAGTACCTGGTACAGCTGGCAGAGCATAGCGCGGCGATGGAGGTGGAAAGGCTTCGGCTACAGCGCCAGGCGGAGGCTTTGGCGCGGCGCGGTACCTTTGGTGAGCTGCTGGATAGTTACGTGAGCAAAATGGTGTCAGAGGGCAGGGTGAGCGCCAAGGAAATCGACAACATGTTTCGACTGCATGTGAAGGACTACCATCCGGGGCTGGTAGACCGTGTGGCTGCCGACATCGAGCCAGAGGATATACAGCTCATCCTGGCAGGCGTGCTGGGTCGTAAACCCAAGGGGCGGGGGATTGGCCATAAGGCTGCGGGGACATCGGCCAACGGCATGCGCACGACGTGTGACAAGCTACGCCGCTACCTGCAAGCCGCCTTTAGCCATGCTGCAAAAGCCCACCTTGCTCCTGAGCGGATAGCCAATGAGGGCAAGGTCTTTTCGATCCGCTCCAACCCAGTGAGAGACATTCCTGTCACTCAAGGCACTGGGGCCGGTGACACCGAGTCGCTCACACCTGATGAGTTGGGAGCCCTTCTGAGGCACCTCGACACACTGCCCGTCAGGCACGCGGCGATCGCCAAGGCAGCCATTTACCTGGGTGGTCAACGCCTCACCCAGCTATGCACTGTGCCTTGGGAGGCCGTCACAGACGACACGCTGTGCCTTATGGACGGGAAAGGGCGCAAGCTCCAAGCGTGGGAGCATTTGCTACCGATCACCGAGCGAATCGGCCAGATCCTCAAGCCGCTGCTAGATGACCGCATTGGCCCTGGGCCTTTCTCGCTGACGCTCGGGAAGTCTGCTAATCCAAATACTGTCTCGGCCATGTTTATCGATGCAGGTCGATCACTTTCGGCAGCCGGTAAGTCCCGTGCGTTCACCTGGAAGAATGTCCGCGTGACGGCTGAATCACTCCTGGCACACCTGGGCGTCGGCGCTGAGGTGCGGGCTTGGCTGCTATCACATGGCCGTAGTGGAGTGCAGGCAAAGCACTACGACCGTTATAGCTACCTGCCTGAGAAGCGCGCGGCTCTGGAGCAGTGGGGTAGGTACTTAGATGGCCTGGTCAACGGCGATTCACCTGCCAATGTGGTGTTATTAACCCGTCGCCCAAAAAAATCCGACGAACGGTAA
- a CDS encoding DUF927 domain-containing protein: MSTHEKPPTLSLVGEPQAPAFEKLERPRYAVYEHPCTVEGKLYKAGTWYHGLKQSGPDEKAIPVDHWICAPLNVEAETINSEDGTIGRLLSFTHRGRRIEWVMPMEALGGKGDEVLKVLLSRGLVIEHHQRRQIVPYLASHQSPELVIATTSKPGWHESGAFVLPSRVIGGDNVRFQDSGRAANIFTSKGTVDGWQTEIAARCVGNPVLILSVCCALAGPLLAKVGVNGGGVHLVGDSSSGKSLAQLLAASVWGNPGAFAASWDVSKGGIEIEAASRNDTILILDEIKRADPKRVQEMAYAIANGMGKGTMTREREGRAKLTWRVLALSSGERSLSDHAAIGGSNAHAGAELRMVDVNAGTRAHRAFDDVHGLTGQEFHRVVSDAVTQHYGHVGPAFVESLIQHPEDLHSTFRQVREAFATESSQAGRVADRFAIMALAGESAIRRKLLKWPKGTAVKGCQTLFNEWLQTMGDGSAEDRQILSGISEFIALHSDSRFSDICAEHANVTVRERAGYYQVESDKRLYLFNPPGLKEAASGFSQARIVRALIGVDALVQKDSEDNRWTKKRRTPGGGNSRFYVIDPDRLEKEG, translated from the coding sequence ATGAGCACACATGAAAAGCCCCCGACCTTGAGTCTGGTGGGCGAGCCACAAGCACCTGCATTCGAAAAGCTGGAGCGGCCCCGCTACGCCGTTTACGAGCACCCTTGCACCGTGGAGGGCAAGCTCTATAAGGCCGGCACCTGGTATCACGGATTGAAGCAAAGCGGGCCTGATGAGAAGGCCATTCCGGTCGATCACTGGATCTGTGCTCCCTTGAATGTAGAAGCTGAAACGATTAATTCAGAGGACGGCACCATAGGCCGCTTGCTGTCGTTCACTCACCGGGGACGGCGCATCGAATGGGTCATGCCTATGGAGGCACTGGGTGGGAAGGGTGATGAGGTATTGAAGGTACTGCTGAGTCGCGGCCTTGTCATCGAGCACCACCAGCGCCGCCAGATCGTGCCCTACTTGGCCAGCCACCAGTCACCTGAGTTGGTGATCGCTACCACCAGCAAGCCGGGCTGGCATGAGTCGGGGGCGTTTGTACTGCCGTCTCGCGTCATTGGCGGGGACAACGTGCGTTTCCAAGACTCTGGCAGGGCAGCCAACATTTTCACCAGCAAGGGCACCGTCGACGGTTGGCAGACCGAAATTGCCGCCCGGTGTGTGGGCAACCCCGTGTTGATCCTGTCAGTTTGCTGTGCCCTGGCGGGCCCTTTGCTCGCCAAGGTGGGGGTGAATGGCGGCGGCGTGCACCTGGTGGGTGATTCGTCGAGTGGTAAATCCCTTGCCCAGCTCCTCGCAGCGTCCGTATGGGGCAATCCTGGGGCGTTCGCCGCGTCCTGGGACGTATCGAAGGGCGGTATCGAGATCGAGGCCGCATCGCGTAATGACACCATCCTGATCCTGGACGAAATCAAGCGGGCTGACCCAAAGCGGGTTCAGGAAATGGCGTATGCCATCGCCAACGGCATGGGTAAGGGCACCATGACCAGGGAGCGAGAGGGTCGTGCCAAGTTGACCTGGCGTGTCCTGGCGCTATCCAGCGGGGAGCGTTCACTGTCAGACCACGCCGCCATTGGTGGCAGCAACGCCCACGCCGGTGCCGAACTGCGCATGGTGGATGTCAATGCGGGTACTCGCGCACACCGCGCTTTTGATGACGTGCATGGGTTGACGGGCCAGGAGTTTCACCGAGTTGTGAGCGATGCCGTCACCCAGCATTACGGCCACGTAGGCCCGGCGTTCGTGGAGTCGCTCATTCAGCATCCGGAAGATCTGCACAGCACATTCCGGCAGGTACGGGAAGCCTTTGCCACCGAGAGTTCACAGGCAGGCCGGGTAGCGGATCGCTTCGCAATCATGGCGCTGGCTGGTGAATCGGCTATTCGCCGCAAACTGCTGAAATGGCCGAAAGGGACTGCCGTCAAGGGCTGCCAAACGCTGTTCAACGAATGGCTGCAAACGATGGGTGACGGTAGTGCAGAAGATCGGCAGATACTCAGTGGTATTAGCGAATTTATCGCCCTACACAGTGATAGTCGTTTCTCAGACATATGCGCAGAACATGCCAATGTCACTGTTCGTGAACGCGCTGGTTACTACCAGGTTGAATCCGATAAGCGTCTCTATTTGTTTAACCCTCCAGGTCTTAAAGAGGCTGCCTCGGGTTTTAGCCAGGCACGAATCGTACGCGCCTTGATCGGCGTGGACGCTTTGGTGCAAAAGGATAGTGAAGACAACCGGTGGACGAAAAAGCGACGCACGCCAGGTGGTGGGAATTCCCGTTTTTACGTGATTGACCCCGATAGGCTAGAGAAAGAGGGGTAA
- a CDS encoding flavin monoamine oxidase family protein, whose amino-acid sequence MNNKNRHPADGKKPITIFGPDFPFAFDDWLEHPAGLGSIPAERHGEEVAIVGAGIAGLVAAYELMKLGLKPVVYEASKLGGRLRSQAFNGTDGIIAELGGMRFPVSSTAFYHYVDKLGLETKPFPNPLTPASGSTVIDLEGQTYYAEKAADLPDLFHEVADAWADALESGAQFADIQQAIRDRDVPRLKALWNELVPLWDDRTFYDFVATSRSFAKLSFQHREVFGQVGFGTGGWDSDFPNSMLEIFRVVMTNCDDHQHLVVGGVEQVPQGIWRHVPERCAHWPQGTSLSSLHGGAPRTGVKRIARAADGRIAVTDNWGDTRQYAAVLATCQTWLLTTQIDCEESLFSQKMWMALDRTRYMQSSKTFVMVDRPFWKDKDPQTGRDLMSMTLTDRLTRGTYLFDNGDDKPGVICLSYAWMSDALKMLPHPVEKRVQLALDALKKIYPKTDIAGHIIGDPITISWEADPHFLGAFKGALPGHYRYNQRMYAHFMQQDMPAEQRGMFIAGDDVSWTPAWVEGAVQTSLNAVWGIMNHFGGQTHPENPGPGDVFDEIGPIALAD is encoded by the coding sequence ATGAATAACAAGAACCGCCACCCCGCCGACGGCAAAAAGCCCATCACCATCTTCGGCCCGGACTTCCCCTTCGCCTTCGACGACTGGCTGGAACACCCCGCTGGCCTGGGTAGCATCCCCGCCGAGCGCCATGGCGAGGAAGTGGCGATCGTCGGTGCCGGTATCGCCGGACTGGTGGCGGCTTACGAGCTGATGAAGCTGGGCCTCAAGCCCGTGGTCTACGAAGCGTCGAAGCTGGGCGGCCGGCTGCGCTCGCAAGCCTTCAACGGCACCGACGGGATCATCGCCGAGCTGGGTGGCATGCGCTTTCCGGTCTCTTCAACGGCCTTCTACCACTATGTGGATAAGTTGGGCCTGGAAACCAAGCCCTTTCCCAACCCGTTGACCCCAGCCTCCGGCAGCACGGTGATCGACCTGGAAGGCCAGACCTACTACGCCGAAAAGGCCGCCGACCTGCCCGACCTGTTCCACGAAGTGGCCGACGCCTGGGCCGACGCCCTGGAAAGCGGCGCGCAATTTGCCGATATCCAGCAGGCGATTCGCGACCGTGACGTGCCGCGCCTCAAGGCGCTGTGGAACGAACTGGTGCCGTTGTGGGACGACCGCACGTTCTACGATTTCGTCGCCACCTCGCGCTCGTTCGCCAAGTTGAGCTTCCAGCACCGGGAGGTGTTCGGCCAGGTCGGCTTCGGCACCGGCGGCTGGGACTCGGACTTCCCCAACTCGATGCTGGAAATCTTCCGCGTGGTAATGACCAACTGCGACGATCACCAGCACTTGGTCGTAGGCGGCGTCGAGCAGGTGCCACAAGGCATCTGGCGTCATGTACCGGAACGCTGCGCCCATTGGCCGCAAGGCACCAGCCTCAGCTCGCTGCACGGGGGCGCGCCGCGCACCGGGGTCAAGCGCATCGCCCGCGCCGCCGATGGCCGCATCGCGGTTACCGACAATTGGGGCGACACCCGCCAATACGCCGCCGTGCTTGCAACGTGCCAGACCTGGCTGCTGACCACGCAGATCGACTGCGAAGAGTCGCTGTTCTCGCAGAAGATGTGGATGGCCCTGGACCGGACCCGCTACATGCAATCGTCGAAAACCTTCGTCATGGTCGACCGCCCATTCTGGAAGGACAAGGACCCGCAAACCGGCCGCGACCTGATGAGCATGACCCTCACCGATCGCCTGACCCGGGGAACCTACCTGTTCGACAACGGTGACGACAAACCAGGGGTGATCTGCCTGTCCTACGCGTGGATGAGCGATGCGTTGAAGATGCTCCCGCACCCCGTCGAAAAGCGCGTGCAACTGGCCCTCGACGCACTGAAGAAAATCTACCCGAAGACCGATATCGCCGGGCACATCATCGGCGACCCGATCACCATTTCCTGGGAGGCCGACCCGCACTTCCTCGGCGCCTTCAAGGGCGCGCTGCCGGGCCATTACCGCTACAACCAGCGCATGTACGCGCACTTCATGCAACAGGACATGCCCGCCGAACAGCGCGGCATGTTCATCGCCGGTGACGATGTGTCGTGGACGCCGGCCTGGGTGGAAGGCGCGGTGCAGACCTCGCTCAATGCCGTGTGGGGTATCATGAATCACTTCGGTGGCCAGACCCACCCGGAAAACCCAGGCCCAGGCGATGTGTTCGACGAAATCGGCCCGATCGCGCTGGCCGACTGA